A part of Aspergillus flavus chromosome 1, complete sequence genomic DNA contains:
- a CDS encoding adenylate kinase-domain-containing protein: MTLATRQLSKAARIILIGAPGVGKGTQTERLLAKFPQLASISSGDLLRENVRKKTPLGLKAETAMQAGNLVPDSLILELISSEFQSKGWLSASSNSSISSNASFILDGFPRTATQASSLETLVPINFVVQLVTPPSIILSRIASRWVHESSGRVYNTDFNAPKVPGKDDITGEPLTQREDDSIDTWKQRLRKFEETSEPLLQHYERKGCLWRVEGNTSDEISPQLFAEVEKRFC, translated from the exons ATGACACTCGCAACTAGGCAGCTCAGTAAGGCTGCTCgtatcatcctcatcggcgCCCCTGGTGTTGGAAAGGGCACCCAAACAGAAAGACTTCTTGCCAAGTTTCCACAACTGGCTTCGATAAGTTCCGGAGACCTCTTACGAGAAAATGTGCGCAAGAAGACACCATTGG GGCTTAAAGCAGAGACCGCAATGCAAGCAGGAAACCTCGTCCCCGATTCATTAATCCTCGAGCTTATATCTTCCGAATTCCAATCAAAGGGCTGGCTTTCCGCATCGTCGAACTCGTCTATTTCCTCCAACGCCTCATTCATCCTTGACGGTTTCCCTCGCACCGCTACTCAGGCTTCCAGCTTAGAGACACTTGTTCCTATCAATTTCGTTGTCCAGCTCGTTACACCCCCATCCATCATTCTCTCCCGGATAGCGTCTCGCTGGGTCCACGAGTCGTCCGGAAGAGTGTATAACACCGATTTTAACGCTCCCAAGGTTCCCGGAAAGGACGATATCACTGGGGAACCTCTGACTCAGAGAGAGGATGACTCGATTGACACATGGAAGCAACGACTGCGCAAATTCGAGGAAACCAGCGAGCCCTTGCTCCAGCATTACGAGCGCAAGGGCTGCTTATGGCGTGTTGAGGGCAACACCAGTGATGAGATTAGCCCACAGCTTTTCGCGGAGGTAGAGAAGAGGTTTTGCTAA